In the genome of Gloeotrichia echinulata CP02, one region contains:
- a CDS encoding type II toxin-antitoxin system VapC family toxin, which produces MITDKVVIDSSVAIKWFIAQDYSLEANKILDAYQSQQITLIAPDLIYAEIGNIVRKIQRFQGLINQDAEMIIDLFQQIQLKVFPADELLKDAYQFAVNYQRTVYDSLYLALSIRENCKFITADAKLYNAIYPKIQNIQLIKDWI; this is translated from the coding sequence ATGATCACAGATAAGGTTGTCATTGATAGTAGTGTAGCCATTAAATGGTTTATTGCTCAAGATTATTCATTAGAGGCAAATAAAATTCTTGATGCTTATCAATCACAACAAATTACCTTGATTGCTCCAGACTTAATTTATGCAGAAATTGGTAATATTGTTCGGAAAATACAGCGATTTCAAGGTTTAATAAATCAGGACGCTGAGATGATAATTGATTTATTTCAACAAATACAATTAAAAGTATTCCCTGCCGATGAATTATTAAAAGATGCCTATCAGTTTGCAGTGAATTATCAAAGAACTGTCTACGATAGCCTTTACCTAGCTTTAAGCATTAGAGAAAACTGTAAATTTATCACTGCTGATGCAAAATTGTACAATGCCATTTATCCAAAAATACAAAATATTCAACTGATAAAAGATTGGATTTAA
- a CDS encoding M50 family metallopeptidase: MREPGKDFANLFPQEAPTEVERMGLTWLIAAAIATIVLWQLPGGDYILYPFTILATWFHEMGHGLIALALGGQFQKLEIFGNGSGVATYAMSLSLRPIGPALVAAAGPMGPPIAGAALILASRSFQAASLSLKILGSILLLSTLIWVRSWFGFVAIPLLGLIILGIALKAPRWLQGFTIQFLGVQACVSTYHQVDYLFSYSAGPLGLSDTAQMQNYLLLPYWFWGGLMAIASAVILVQSLRVAYRST, encoded by the coding sequence ATGAGGGAACCAGGAAAAGATTTTGCCAATTTATTTCCCCAAGAAGCTCCAACAGAAGTAGAAAGGATGGGACTAACCTGGCTGATAGCTGCGGCGATCGCCACTATTGTCCTGTGGCAATTACCAGGAGGCGATTATATTTTATACCCATTTACCATCCTGGCAACTTGGTTCCACGAAATGGGTCACGGCTTAATAGCCCTGGCTTTGGGCGGACAGTTTCAGAAATTAGAGATTTTTGGCAATGGTTCTGGTGTAGCAACTTATGCTATGTCCTTGTCGTTAAGACCAATTGGACCGGCTTTAGTAGCAGCCGCAGGGCCAATGGGACCGCCGATAGCCGGTGCAGCTTTGATTCTGGCTTCCCGCAGCTTTCAAGCAGCTTCCCTGAGTTTGAAAATTTTGGGGAGTATTTTGCTACTTTCAACATTAATTTGGGTACGTTCCTGGTTTGGATTCGTGGCTATTCCCCTGCTGGGTTTAATTATCCTGGGTATCGCCTTGAAAGCGCCTCGTTGGCTTCAGGGGTTTACCATTCAATTTCTCGGTGTCCAAGCTTGTGTGAGTACGTACCATCAAGTTGATTATTTATTCAGTTACAGCGCCGGTCCTCTGGGACTGTCTGATACAGCGCAAATGCAAAACTATTTACTTTTACCTTATTGGTTTTGGGGTGGGTTAATGGCGATCGCCTCTGCGGTAATTTTAGTCCAAAGTCTCCGCGTTGCCTATCGTTCCACTTGA
- a CDS encoding FHA domain-containing protein: MIVCPNCSHPNPDGAVQCEACYTPLPATSNCPSCGATVQADAAFCGQCGHNLHSSAAVPATAAPEVPVQLPPLVTPDPLPLATPAAVSPLPATMVATAPVAAPVAPPVAPPVVPPTVFAVAPEPIALAPEPIALAPEPIALAPEPIALAPEPITVAPEPIAVAPEPITVAPEPIAVAPEPIAVAPEPMAAPVSPARTQLQLVTARLYHVQSDTDIELPQTLSVIHIGKPNDRIPPDIDVSGFPNSEIVSRIHADIRVEADAHYVEDVGSSNGTYINNLPLLPGNRHRLRPGDRISLGKGDLMTFLFQLS; encoded by the coding sequence ATGATCGTCTGTCCTAATTGTAGTCATCCCAACCCAGACGGCGCAGTCCAATGCGAAGCTTGTTATACGCCGTTACCAGCGACTAGTAACTGTCCCAGCTGTGGGGCAACTGTGCAGGCAGATGCGGCTTTCTGTGGTCAGTGTGGTCATAACCTGCACTCCAGTGCCGCTGTTCCTGCAACTGCGGCGCCCGAAGTGCCTGTACAACTACCGCCATTAGTTACGCCTGACCCCTTGCCACTCGCCACCCCCGCCGCTGTTTCACCTTTACCAGCAACAATGGTGGCAACTGCTCCAGTAGCAGCACCAGTAGCGCCTCCTGTAGCGCCTCCTGTAGTACCGCCAACCGTTTTCGCGGTAGCCCCAGAACCAATCGCGCTAGCCCCCGAACCAATCGCGCTAGCCCCCGAACCAATCGCGCTAGCCCCCGAACCAATCGCGCTAGCCCCCGAACCAATCACGGTAGCCCCAGAACCAATCGCGGTAGCCCCCGAACCAATCACGGTAGCCCCAGAACCAATCGCGGTAGCCCCAGAACCAATCGCGGTAGCCCCCGAACCAATGGCAGCCCCTGTCAGTCCTGCGAGAACGCAATTACAGCTAGTGACAGCACGGCTATATCATGTTCAAAGCGACACTGATATTGAATTACCCCAAACCCTCTCTGTGATTCATATCGGCAAGCCTAATGACCGTATTCCACCTGATATTGATGTTTCCGGTTTTCCTAATTCGGAAATTGTTTCCCGGATACATGCTGACATTCGTGTTGAAGCAGACGCCCATTATGTAGAAGATGTAGGCAGTTCCAATGGCACCTACATTAACAATTTGCCCCTATTACCGGGTAACAGGCACCGTCTGCGACCAGGCGATCGCATCAGTTTAGGTAAGGGAGATTTGATGACATTCCTGTTCCAACTCTCTTAA
- the pgl gene encoding 6-phosphogluconolactonase, producing the protein MNKTVEVLPDQAALVARALNLILSKIETAIEERGRFTIALAGGSTPKPLYEAIANQKLPWDKIHVFWGDERYVPPDHTDSNELMARRAWLDRVDIPGANIHPIPTLESDPALAAVKYEQHLQKFFHTAPGEFPALDVVLLGMGDDAHTASLFPQTEALKVRDRLITVGNKDTSRRITFTYPFINAARSVIFLVAGANKRPALAQVFAPVADEFTYPSRFIQPQGELWWLLDGAAGAELQP; encoded by the coding sequence ATGAACAAAACGGTTGAAGTTCTACCGGATCAGGCCGCGCTGGTGGCGCGAGCGCTAAACTTGATCCTGTCTAAGATAGAAACTGCTATTGAGGAGCGGGGGCGGTTTACTATTGCCTTAGCTGGGGGTAGTACACCTAAGCCGTTGTACGAGGCGATTGCTAATCAAAAACTCCCTTGGGATAAAATTCATGTATTCTGGGGGGATGAACGTTATGTCCCGCCGGATCATACCGATAGCAATGAACTGATGGCGCGTCGTGCATGGCTAGATCGCGTTGATATCCCTGGGGCTAATATTCATCCCATACCCACGTTGGAAAGCGATCCAGCCCTAGCAGCGGTTAAGTATGAACAGCATCTGCAAAAATTTTTTCATACGGCACCCGGAGAGTTTCCCGCTCTTGATGTAGTCTTGCTAGGAATGGGAGATGATGCCCATACTGCATCTTTGTTTCCGCAGACAGAGGCGTTAAAAGTTCGCGATCGCCTGATTACTGTAGGTAACAAAGACACCAGCCGCCGCATCACCTTTACATATCCATTCATCAACGCGGCTAGGAGTGTAATTTTTCTGGTTGCAGGTGCTAATAAACGACCCGCTTTAGCTCAAGTCTTCGCACCCGTAGCCGATGAATTTACTTACCCATCTCGCTTCATTCAACCCCAAGGTGAACTTTGGTGGTTACTGGATGGGGCTGCTGGTGCGGAACTCCAACCTTAA
- the rph gene encoding ribonuclease PH has product MVWQRPDGRQPYELRPTSFHPGFTRFAPGSVLTKCGDTQVLCTVTVTEGVPKFLAGTGKGWLTAEYRMLPSATQQRNERELLKLSGRTQEIQRLIGRSLRAALDFEVLGERTLTVDADVLQADAGTRTTAITGSFVALAYAISQLLQQGVLERSPLCGQVAAVSVGLLQGEPFLDLNYLEDVAAAVDFNVVMNQHLGIIEIQGTAEEASFSRTQLNQLLDFAEKGIQQLLIAQREVIPDWEVVFVGD; this is encoded by the coding sequence ATGGTTTGGCAGCGTCCAGACGGTCGTCAACCCTATGAACTCCGTCCGACTAGCTTTCACCCCGGATTCACCCGCTTTGCGCCTGGTTCTGTACTCACAAAATGCGGTGACACTCAAGTACTTTGTACCGTCACCGTCACCGAAGGAGTTCCCAAGTTTTTAGCAGGAACTGGCAAAGGTTGGTTAACGGCAGAATATCGCATGTTACCCAGTGCTACACAACAACGAAACGAAAGGGAATTGTTGAAGTTGTCTGGACGGACACAAGAAATTCAACGTTTGATTGGACGCAGCTTACGTGCAGCACTGGATTTTGAGGTCTTGGGAGAACGCACGCTGACGGTGGATGCGGACGTATTACAAGCAGACGCAGGAACGAGAACCACAGCAATTACAGGCTCGTTTGTCGCGTTAGCTTATGCCATTTCTCAATTATTGCAGCAAGGAGTATTAGAGCGATCGCCCCTGTGTGGCCAAGTAGCAGCAGTTTCGGTAGGTTTGTTACAGGGAGAGCCTTTTTTAGACCTGAACTACCTTGAAGACGTAGCCGCCGCAGTAGATTTCAATGTTGTGATGAATCAACACTTGGGGATCATAGAAATCCAGGGAACAGCGGAAGAAGCTAGCTTTAGCCGTACCCAATTGAATCAGTTGCTGGATTTTGCCGAAAAAGGAATACAGCAATTGTTAATCGCCCAGCGAGAGGTGATTCCCGATTGGGAGGTTGTATTTGTCGGCGATTAG
- a CDS encoding nucleoside monophosphate kinase gives MRFVILGGSGSGKSTQAQRLCRNFDIPQISTGEILREAISSLTNLGRHAQPYVEKGELVPDEMMIALIKMWLKKIDPNTGWLLEGYPRTAFQAEELDFLLDYLGQKLDWAIYLQVPEAVMVNRCLGRSLSDEQPEIVQRRIELFYDRTIPILEYYDRRRLLLTINGDQLPQMVEQNIMNLLSVDC, from the coding sequence GTGAGATTTGTCATTCTCGGAGGTTCAGGATCGGGGAAAAGTACTCAAGCACAAAGGCTTTGTAGAAATTTCGATATTCCGCAAATTTCTACAGGAGAGATTTTAAGGGAAGCAATTTCTAGCCTGACAAACCTGGGTCGCCACGCACAACCATACGTGGAAAAAGGGGAGCTAGTCCCCGACGAGATGATGATTGCATTAATCAAAATGTGGCTAAAAAAAATTGATCCCAATACTGGTTGGCTATTAGAAGGCTATCCCCGTACAGCCTTCCAAGCTGAGGAATTAGATTTTTTGTTGGACTATTTAGGACAAAAATTAGATTGGGCAATTTATTTACAAGTACCAGAAGCGGTTATGGTTAATCGCTGTTTGGGGCGTTCTTTATCAGATGAGCAACCGGAAATCGTCCAGCGTCGGATAGAATTATTCTACGATCGCACCATTCCCATCCTCGAATATTATGACCGTCGTCGCCTACTATTGACAATCAACGGCGACCAGTTACCACAGATGGTGGAGCAAAATATCATGAATCTACTTTCAGTTGATTGTTGA
- a CDS encoding P-loop NTPase family protein: MVVQLETPSVNSTLSLPCPVEGLVQVFTSSHRNFFTSVMAQALRIAGQGTPVLVVQFLKGGIRQGQERPMQLGQNLDWIRCDLPRCIDTPQLDDSENQALQKLWQHTQQVVCEGKYSLVVLDELNLAINFGLIPEGEVLGFLAQRPPHVDIILTGPEMPKSLLDVADQITEIRRSHRP; the protein is encoded by the coding sequence ATGGTTGTCCAACTAGAGACCCCAAGTGTAAATTCGACCCTTAGCTTACCATGTCCAGTGGAAGGACTAGTGCAAGTTTTTACTAGCTCCCATCGTAACTTTTTTACGAGCGTTATGGCTCAAGCACTGAGAATTGCTGGTCAAGGCACACCAGTTTTAGTAGTGCAGTTCCTCAAAGGTGGCATTCGTCAAGGACAGGAACGACCCATGCAGCTGGGACAAAATTTAGATTGGATTCGCTGTGATTTGCCTCGTTGTATTGATACACCACAGTTAGACGATTCAGAAAACCAAGCTTTACAAAAACTGTGGCAACATACTCAACAGGTGGTCTGTGAGGGTAAGTATTCTCTCGTGGTCTTAGATGAGTTAAATTTAGCGATCAATTTTGGTTTAATTCCCGAAGGCGAAGTTTTGGGGTTTTTAGCACAACGCCCTCCCCATGTCGATATCATTCTCACAGGACCGGAGATGCCGAAATCTCTTTTGGATGTAGCAGATCAAATTACAGAAATTCGGCGTAGTCATAGACCTTAG
- a CDS encoding Uma2 family endonuclease, with translation MTVTIAKWTLDDYHRMIEVGLISGRQVELLNGEIVEMSPEGPEHAQLSTDGADYLRLLLGDKALVRDAKPITIPETSSEPEPDLAIVQPLRALYRTRHPYPENIFWVIEYSNSSLSKDLDAKRKAYAKAGIREYWVVDLKNRLVIVLRNPINENYSDEVMFLDGEISPLAFPGIKVLVRELLS, from the coding sequence ATGACCGTTACTATAGCCAAATGGACACTGGACGACTATCACCGAATGATTGAAGTTGGACTGATTTCTGGTCGTCAAGTTGAACTATTAAACGGAGAAATCGTAGAAATGTCCCCGGAAGGACCTGAACACGCGCAACTGAGTACCGACGGTGCAGACTATTTACGATTGCTACTGGGCGACAAGGCACTTGTGCGTGATGCAAAGCCGATTACAATACCAGAAACCAGTTCGGAACCAGAACCAGATTTAGCAATTGTTCAACCATTAAGGGCACTTTATCGCACTCGCCACCCATATCCAGAAAATATTTTTTGGGTAATTGAATATTCAAACAGCAGCTTGAGCAAAGATTTAGATGCAAAACGAAAGGCTTATGCAAAAGCTGGTATTAGGGAATATTGGGTTGTGGATTTAAAGAACCGCCTCGTAATAGTTTTACGCAACCCAATTAATGAAAATTATAGTGATGAAGTAATGTTTTTAGATGGTGAAATTAGCCCACTTGCGTTTCCGGGAATCAAGGTTTTAGTCCGAGAGTTATTGAGCTAA